From the Geotrypetes seraphini chromosome 8, aGeoSer1.1, whole genome shotgun sequence genome, the window TCATTTGAATTGTTAGTACTTTTTAAAACTGCTACAGTTGTCTGAcgaaaagttgttgtttttttttttttaaagaatcttTGAAGCAAAACAGTTTTCTGCAGTGAAGTTGCAGAATTAAATCTGCTGTAATATTTTAAGTTAGATTTGTCAGTGTGGAGACTAATATATTAATTACTGCTCTTCAGTAGAATGAGTTTGAAATAAGGGAAACTTGTTTCTGTGCTCTTAAGATTGTCTGGCTGAATATAGGCTGATATCAAATTCTGTGCCTGCATAGGAGAACGTGGTCTCTGACATGAGCAGCTGGACTGAAATCAGATTTCATGCTACATCGACCCTTATTTCAGGCCAATTAACTGACATTTTTAAACTTAAATACAGTACAGTCAAAGGAGAGGGCCTATTACTATCCCCTTCTCAGCCTAAGTATCCTCAGGGCCAAATGGCTTATCTTCATTTGATATACCGGTAGATAGATTATGGGGAATAGCTTAACGGATTTCCTACTGCATATCATTTTGAGTTTGATCCGTTAGAAATTGCTTGCCTTTATACCCAAAAGATATCGCATGATGTGGCACCTACCAGCTAGCCTTCTCTGGAATGCACTCATTGAAAGTCTTCGCTTAAGGCAAGAATATTTCCTCTTCGGGAAGCAGGTGAAAACTTGGCTCATCTCACTCAAGCCTTTAGTGGTAGAACCAGTTAACCTGGTAGTCAGAGACACAGGAACTAATACAGATTGCTTATACTGTAGCAGGATTTGCTTACCTGCTCCTGACCTAGCTGAGATTTTCATAAACCTTTCTGACTTTACATGCATAATTCTTTAAATTGGTCCTGTTATTTCCTAACTCCTGTTACTCCTATCTGTGTGTTCAGCCTTTGCTTGCACCCTGGTTTTCTGTTACATATTTTGTTGGCAGTTTAAGTAGCATTACTATGCTATTTGATATTTTTGTCTTTTAACTGCTGCAATTGTTACCTATGTTCAATTTATTCTTGTTGTACACTGTCTTGGGTAAATTAGGTGTGATGAATAAATTCAGTTTTTAGGTTATAATCAAACAATAGCTTTCTCTGTAGATGGTATAGCTAAGAGTTTCTTCTCTATTGATGTGGTATAATTATGTACAGTCATGACAGCTGGCTATCTTAATATATTCCCTAGATAACAGTGACGGAACTTATTTTCAGTTTGATCTCATGAATACTGTTTTTTAATCTAGTCCAACTGTTCGTATTACTGTTTCTGAATGAAATCTGTTTACTGAGCATTTTCCATAGACCTAAAATGGGTGGAAACATTatgcctggattctgtaactgaagTTGGCAGCCgccgattgcgtgtcaatcacgcaacgggTACAGAATtctgcctctggcaaaggtaggcaccagaaatggcacctacctatgatgtgaatccATATGCACAAATCCATatgcgctttaggccacctaatgttACACCCACAGTTGCGGCCtaaagtgctgattttttttttttttttaggcgccttgaaactcagtttagAGAATCCCTCCTTTAGTAAATAGGTCCCCAAATGTTTGTTGATTACTAGTGAGTGAACGATTTTCTGTTTAGGTATCCAAGCCTACCAATGGGATGTGGGACCATCCCCAACACGCCAGCTTCAGAAGAAAATGTGGAGTATGTTCGAACTTTGTATGACTTCCATGgaaatgatgccgaggacctggCATTTAAGAAGGGTGAGATATTGGTAATTGTGGAAAAGCCAGAGGAACAGTGGTGGAGCGCCCGGAACAAGGATGGCCGTGTTGGGATGATTCCTGTCCCTTATGTGGAAAAGCTAATTAGATCCTCTAAGCCTGGGAGTAGGAATTCTAATAGCTATGGAATTCCAGAGCCTGCCCATGCCTACGCTCAGCCACAAACACCTAATCCCTTGCCCACGTTATCCAGCACACCTGGAGCTGTAGTCAGCCCTCTTCCATCAATACAGAATGGACCTGTCTATGCCAAGGCTATTCAGAAGAGAGTACCGTGTGCTTATGACAAGACTGCTCTGGCATTGGAGGTAATTTGTTGTCTGTACTGCAAGTTATTTTGTTAGAATTAATGTAGGAAGGTAACACTACGCACCCACACACACATAGCTTGGAATATTATATGCCATTagagtttaatcaaattttaaataaaagaagCATTGTAACTTGTATTCCTGGAGAAGCATTGCAACTTGTATATCTGAATTTATTTGTAAGGTgctcaaagtgagttacattcaggtatgttatataccatatatacttaacTATAAGCTGATATTTTGGGGTCCAAAAATTGGGGCACTTGCTTATAGTAAAGACAGGCTAAGTGCTGCAGGTACCAGCACTTCACATGTCTTCCCGTCTCatctccccaacccccctccccccacctgcaGTGACCGCCTACCATCACATACCTTTTAaacttttaaatctttgccagtagcATGACAGTGTGAGCAGCATTATCAATCTCCACGGTCCTTTTTTCTGACACTGTGCCTAATAGGAAGAGCTGTGCGTCAGAAGGAAGAGCTGTGGGATCAGCATGAGTAGCGTATCAATACACTGCTGATGAAGATTTAGGTGTCcagtgagggggaagggaaggatcaTGAAGTAGTGGTCACTGTTTGTTTTGGAGGGTGGAGATGCAggaatgagggaaggagagatgttggaagTTTTTAGCTGGCAGGcctggggatccctgccagctacATCAGAGGTGTGCTGCTATTGATGAGGCCTTGGCCCATCCAAGGCTATTCAACTGAACGGTGAGGGGAGGGGAGCGAGTTCAGGCAAGGCAGGCATTGTGGGAAGAAGGCAGAAATGCTGCATAtcaagggggaagggga encodes:
- the CRKL gene encoding crk-like protein, whose amino-acid sequence is MSSARFDSSDRSSWYFGPVSRQEAQSRLQGQRHGVFLVRDSSTCPGDYVLSVFENSRVSHYIINSLPNRKFKIGDQEFDNLPALLEFYKIHYLDTTTLIEPAPRYPSLPMGCGTIPNTPASEENVEYVRTLYDFHGNDAEDLAFKKGEILVIVEKPEEQWWSARNKDGRVGMIPVPYVEKLIRSSKPGSRNSNSYGIPEPAHAYAQPQTPNPLPTLSSTPGAVVSPLPSIQNGPVYAKAIQKRVPCAYDKTALALEVGDIVKVTRMNINGQWEGEVNGRKGLFPFTHVKIVDPQNPDENE